In Nicotiana tabacum cultivar K326 chromosome 2, ASM71507v2, whole genome shotgun sequence, the following proteins share a genomic window:
- the LOC107764081 gene encoding uncharacterized protein LOC107764081, with protein MSSHKRRIILSNVTVKLGCSSSCTRPKLSSIFHPKPRHKKAPQSQKHKNYSNYSSSSSWDTTTTTFSPNMETPPANYNYSSDSTTDCSDIKSLRAVQGFGRIGGDSVAVEKDSDDPYLDFRQSMLQMILEKEIYSKDDLKELLHCFLQLNSPYYHGIIVRAFTEIWNGVFSLRPGAVGASSPFLHGGGHVTFR; from the coding sequence ATGTCGAGTCACAAAAGAAGGATAATTCTTAGCAATGTGACAGTGAAACTTGGTTGCAGCAGCAGTTGCACTAGGCCTAAACTCTCCAGCATTTTTCACCCAAAACCTCGTCACAAGAAAGCCCCTCAATCCCAGAAACACAAAAACTACTCTAACTACTCTTCTTCTAGTTCTTGGGACACTACGACAACTACTTTCTCACCCAACATGGAAACTCCACCAGCTAATTATAACTACTCCTCCGACAGTACTACTGACTGTTCAGATATCAAAAGCTTAAGGGCCGTTCAGGGATTCGGTCGGATCGGCGGCGATAGCGTCGCCGTCGAGAAAGATTCCGACGACCCATACTTGGATTTCCGGCAGTCAATGCTGCAGATGATTCTTGAAAAGGAGATTTATTCTAAGGATGACTTAAAAGAGCTGCTCCACTGCTTCTTGCAGCTGAATTCTCCTTATTACCATGGAATTATTGTGAGGGCTTTTACTGAGATCTGGAATGGGGTTTTTTCTTTAAGGCCTGGTGCTGTTGGTGCGAGTTCTCCGTTCTTGCATGGCGGAGGTCACGTGACCTTTAGGTGA